A portion of the Blastochloris tepida genome contains these proteins:
- a CDS encoding peroxiredoxin: MALEKGRPSHEKASPADGKEHAALTVGDPAPDFDLPGDGGGRVSLADLRGKPAVIYFFPKADTSGCTRESVAFSALKPDFDKAGVAVIGVSADPVKTQDRFKAKHNLTVALASDEARSMLEAYGVWVEKSMYGKKYMGIERTTVLIGPDGRIARIWHKVKIDGHAEEVLAAARAL; this comes from the coding sequence ATGGCTCTCGAAAAAGGACGTCCGTCTCATGAAAAAGCCTCCCCGGCCGACGGAAAAGAACACGCGGCTCTGACCGTTGGCGACCCCGCGCCGGATTTCGATCTACCGGGCGACGGCGGCGGACGCGTGTCGCTCGCGGACCTGCGGGGAAAGCCCGCGGTCATCTACTTCTTTCCGAAGGCCGACACCTCCGGCTGCACCCGGGAATCGGTCGCGTTCAGCGCCCTGAAGCCGGACTTCGACAAGGCCGGTGTCGCGGTGATTGGCGTTTCGGCCGACCCGGTCAAGACGCAGGACAGGTTCAAGGCGAAGCACAACCTCACCGTCGCCCTCGCCTCCGACGAGGCGCGCTCGATGCTCGAAGCTTATGGCGTGTGGGTCGAGAAATCCATGTACGGCAAGAAATACATGGGCATCGAGCGCACCACCGTGCTGATCGGCCCCGACGGCCGCATCGCCCGCATCTGGCACAAGGTGAAAATCGACGGCCATGCCGAGGAGGTGCTCGCCGCGGCACGGGCGCTCTGA
- a CDS encoding polyphosphate kinase 2 family protein, with the protein MSISADDFVKPYRIADGKGFRLSDIDPADTGGLKLDKDSAREALQSGVERLSDLQEKLYAQDRWSVLLIFQAMDAAGKDGAIKHVMSGINPQGCHVTPFKAPSATELDHDFLWRCQLALPERGRIGIFNRSYYEEVLVARVHEEVLARQKLPPELVTDRIWEQRFEDIRNFERYLARNGTVILKFFLHVSKAEQKKRFLERIDDPAKNWKFSAGDVAERAHWQRYMTAYEDMIQHTAAEAAPWFVVPADNKWFTRLVVASAVIKRLEGLKLAFPKVDDATKAALREARKTLMAED; encoded by the coding sequence ATGAGCATCAGCGCCGACGATTTCGTGAAGCCGTACCGGATCGCGGACGGCAAGGGTTTCAGGCTGTCCGACATCGATCCCGCAGATACCGGCGGGCTGAAGCTCGACAAGGACAGTGCGCGGGAGGCGCTGCAGAGCGGCGTCGAGCGGCTGTCCGATCTCCAGGAAAAGCTTTATGCGCAGGACCGTTGGTCGGTTCTGCTGATCTTTCAGGCGATGGACGCGGCCGGCAAGGACGGCGCCATCAAACACGTGATGAGCGGCATCAATCCGCAAGGGTGCCATGTCACCCCGTTTAAGGCGCCCTCGGCGACCGAGCTCGACCACGATTTCCTCTGGCGCTGCCAACTCGCTCTGCCCGAGCGCGGACGGATCGGCATCTTCAACCGCTCCTATTACGAGGAGGTGCTGGTGGCGCGCGTCCACGAGGAGGTGCTGGCGCGCCAGAAGCTGCCGCCGGAGCTGGTCACCGACCGCATCTGGGAGCAGCGGTTCGAGGACATCCGCAATTTTGAGCGCTATCTCGCCCGCAACGGCACGGTCATCCTCAAGTTCTTCCTCCACGTCTCCAAGGCCGAGCAGAAGAAGCGCTTCCTGGAGCGCATCGACGATCCGGCCAAGAACTGGAAGTTCTCGGCCGGCGACGTCGCCGAGCGGGCGCACTGGCAGCGCTACATGACGGCCTATGAGGACATGATCCAGCACACTGCGGCCGAGGCGGCGCCGTGGTTCGTGGTGCCGGCCGACAACAAATGGTTCACCCGCCTCGTGGTGGCGTCCGCCGTCATCAAGCGCCTGGAGGGGTTGAAGTTGGCCTTCCCTAAGGTCGATGACGCCACCAAGGCGGCGCTGCGCGAGGCGCGCAAGACGCTGATGGCGGAGGATTAG
- the prfB gene encoding peptide chain release factor 2 (programmed frameshift), which produces MRAELQNLVDDIKQSAGLLRRSLDWDNAQRRLAELNAASEDPNLWNDAEAAQKLMQERNALADSIEGVLKLERELDDAITLVELGEAEEDEATIAEAKGLLEALKVEAARRQIEALLSGEADANNAFLEVHPGAGGTESQDWAEMLLRMYTRWAERRKFKVELADYQEGEGAGIKSATIHVKGHNAYGWLKTEAGVHRLVRISPFDANARRQTSFASIDVYPEVDDRIVIDINEADVRVDTMRSGGAGGQHVNKTESAVRLTHIPTGIAVVSQGDRSQHKNRAEAWRMLRAKLYEQELKRREAEAMAEQAAKTDIGWGHQIRSYVLQPYQLVKDLRTGHTSGTPQDVLDGGLDDFMEATLAQKAYGGGPGAVEDVD; this is translated from the exons ATGCGAGCCGAACTTCAGAATCTCGTCGATGACATCAAGCAGTCCGCGGGACTGCTGAGGAGGTCTCTT GACTGGGATAATGCCCAGCGCCGACTGGCGGAACTGAACGCCGCCTCGGAAGACCCCAATCTGTGGAACGACGCCGAAGCCGCCCAGAAGCTGATGCAGGAACGCAACGCCCTCGCCGACTCGATCGAGGGCGTGCTGAAGCTTGAGCGTGAGTTGGACGACGCCATCACCCTGGTCGAACTCGGCGAGGCCGAGGAGGACGAGGCGACCATCGCCGAGGCCAAGGGCCTGCTCGAAGCCTTGAAGGTCGAGGCGGCGCGCCGGCAGATCGAGGCGCTGCTTTCGGGCGAGGCCGACGCCAACAATGCCTTCCTCGAAGTCCATCCCGGAGCCGGCGGCACCGAGAGCCAGGACTGGGCCGAGATGCTGCTGCGCATGTATACGCGCTGGGCGGAGCGGCGGAAGTTCAAGGTCGAGTTGGCCGACTATCAGGAAGGCGAGGGTGCCGGCATCAAGTCGGCCACCATTCACGTCAAGGGCCACAATGCCTATGGCTGGCTGAAGACAGAGGCCGGGGTGCACCGGCTCGTCCGCATCTCGCCGTTCGACGCCAACGCCCGGCGCCAGACCTCGTTTGCCTCGATCGACGTCTACCCCGAGGTCGACGACCGCATCGTCATCGACATCAACGAGGCGGACGTGCGGGTCGACACCATGCGCTCGGGCGGCGCTGGCGGCCAGCACGTGAACAAGACCGAGTCGGCGGTGCGGCTGACCCACATCCCCACTGGCATCGCGGTGGTGAGCCAGGGCGACCGCTCCCAGCACAAGAACCGTGCCGAGGCGTGGCGCATGCTGCGTGCCAAGCTCTACGAGCAGGAACTGAAGCGGCGCGAGGCCGAGGCGATGGCCGAGCAGGCGGCCAAGACCGACATCGGCTGGGGCCACCAGATCCGCTCCTACGTGCTGCAGCCCTATCAGCTGGTGAAGGATCTGCGCACCGGCCACACGTCGGGTACGCCGCAGGATGTGCTCGACGGCGGGCTCGACGACTTCATGGAGGCGACGCTCGCACAGAAGGCCTATGGCGGCGGACCGGGTGCGGTCGAGGACGTCGACTAG
- a CDS encoding M23 family metallopeptidase has product MGGPFVPAAPETNFEARAARVAAAVDDMRRLEKAIATMPLGRPIGPEAEVTSGFGIRLDPFLRRPAQHGGIDFRADTGTPVRATAAGQVKEAGWQGGYGNMVEIDHGNGLSTVFGHLSAIEVVEGQTVRSGQIVGRVGSTGRSTGPHLHYETRIAGEAVDPQRFLRAGVRLGLSEID; this is encoded by the coding sequence ATGGGCGGCCCGTTCGTTCCGGCTGCGCCCGAGACCAATTTCGAGGCGCGAGCCGCCCGCGTCGCCGCCGCGGTCGACGACATGCGGCGGCTGGAGAAGGCCATCGCCACCATGCCGCTCGGGCGGCCGATCGGCCCGGAGGCCGAGGTGACCTCCGGATTCGGCATCCGGCTCGACCCCTTCCTGCGGCGGCCGGCCCAGCACGGCGGCATCGATTTCCGGGCCGATACCGGCACCCCGGTTCGCGCCACCGCCGCCGGCCAGGTCAAGGAGGCCGGCTGGCAGGGCGGCTACGGCAACATGGTCGAGATCGACCATGGCAACGGACTGTCGACCGTGTTCGGCCACCTGTCCGCGATCGAGGTCGTCGAGGGACAGACCGTGCGCAGCGGACAGATCGTCGGCCGGGTGGGCTCGACCGGCCGCTCGACCGGACCGCATCTGCACTATGAGACCCGCATCGCCGGCGAGGCGGTGGACCCCCAGCGCTTCCTCAGGGCCGGCGTCCGGCTAGGCCTGAGCGAGATCGACTGA